The Rhinopithecus roxellana isolate Shanxi Qingling chromosome 13, ASM756505v1, whole genome shotgun sequence genome contains a region encoding:
- the LGALS2 gene encoding galectin-2 produces MMGELEVKNMDMKPGSTLKITGRIADGADSFVINLGQGTDKLNLHFNPRFSESTIVCNSLDGSNWGQEQWEDHLCFSPGSEVKFTVTFESDKFKVKLPDGHELTFLNRLGHSHLSYLSVRGGFNTSSFKLKE; encoded by the exons GGGGAGCTTGAGGTTAAGAACATGGACATGAAGCCGGGGTCAACCCTGAAGATCACAGGCAGGATCGCCGATGGCGCTGATTC CTTTGTAATTAACCTGGGCCAGGGGACAGACAAGCTGAACCTGCATTTCAACCCTCGCTTCAGCGAATCCACCATTGTCTGCAACTCACTGGATGGCAGCAACTGGGGGCAAGAACAATGGGAAGATCACCTGTGCTTCAGCCCAGGGTCAGAGGTCAAG TTCACGGTGACCTTTGAGAGTGACAAATTCAAGGTGAAGCTGCCAGATGGGCACGAGCTGACCTTTCTCAACAGGCTGGGCCACAGCCACCTGAGCTACCTGAGCGTGAGGGGCGGGTTCAACACATCCTCTTTcaagttaaaagaataa